The Alistipes finegoldii DSM 17242 DNA segment GCCGTGGTTCGCCTTCGGATTTATCGGGATCATCTGCCTCAATTCGCTGCTGCAATACCTGTTCGGCGTGGAGAGCGTCCGCGAGATTCCGCTCAACGGCGCGATCGAATACGCCGATACCTTCCTGCTGACGATGGCCATGACGGCGCTGGGCACCGAGACGAGTATCGACAAGTTCCGGCAGGCCGGGGCGAAGCCCTTCGTCTTGGCGGGCCTGCTGTATGTCTGGCTGGTGGCGGGCGGTTATTTCGTCACCAAATATCTGGTCGGAATCTTGTAAACAGGGCTGCCCGGAGTCTCCGCTTTACGGTAATTTCGGCAGCGTGGGGGCTTCGTGCTCCGAATAGCCGAGCACCGTCTCCCGTACGAAGTCCGCGAAGCCGCGGGCTTCGTCGTATGTAAGGGGGCCGGGATAGCTCATCAGGATCAGCTGATGGGGCGTGAAGGGTTTGCGGAACGAAGGGTGGATGTACTCGTAGGGGTTGGCGACGAAGCCCAGCCGTTCGTAGAAGTGCCGGCGGCGGATCGAGATGTCGTCCACCGGCGGGTCGATCTCCAGAATGACGCGGCCGACCTTCCGGCAGAATGCCGTGAGCGCCTTCGAACCCATGTTTTGACCGCGCAGGGCGGGCGAAACGGCGAGATGCTCGACGTAGCGGTACGCTCCGGCGTTCCAGTGGAACAGAATGCCGATGAACTCTTCGCCGCGCCAGATGCCGTCGGCTTCGAAGCGCGGATCGCCGAACGCCCGGTCGTACCCTTGCGCGTTCCAGCGTTCGCAGCGGGGGAACGACTCTTCGTAAAGGTCCCACGCTTCGGCCCAGCCTTTGTCCGAACGGGATTCGAAAGGTATGAATTGCAGCTCCTGTGTCATTGTCGTCGTAATTTTGCGCAAGATAGTGCAAATTCCGCGCATTGCCAACTCCTGCGGCTCTCCTGCGGCTCTCCTGCGGCTCTCCTGCGGCTCTCCTGCGGCTCTCCTGCGGCTCTTCGCGGGCGTTCCGGACGGCCGAGACGACGAAAAAGGGATGCCCGGTCCGGACATCCCTTCCGGCGCCTTCCGGCGCGAACTTTTTATTTCCTTTATTCTTCGGTTTTTCCTCCGGTGACTTCGTCCGGAATGCCGTCGCAGCGCACGAAGACCTGCACGTCCGAGCGGTCGTCCTTGGCCGTCCAGACCATCGAGGTCTCGGTGAAGTCGGTCACGATGTAGCGGTGCGCCCAGTCGCCTGCGCCGTAGTCGTAGCTGCCGCGGATGACCGCACCCAGCTCCGCGTCGTTGTCGATGACGAAGCGGCCCGTCAGCTTGCGGGTGCCGAAGCTGTCGAGGTTCTGGTACATGACGTACTTGGCGTCCTTGCGGATGAATTCGATGTAGACGAAGCTGCCTTCGGCGAGCGGCGCGCCGTTCCATTCGGCCAGCTGCCACGTACCCGCGATGTTGTTGTTGGTCACCTCCAGCGGAGTTACGTACATGTCGTCGTCGCAGGCGCCCAGCAGCGCGAGGGCCGACAAAAGGGCCGCAAATCTCAAAAATCTTTTCATATGACTTGTTTTTATCCTGTTTCTTATTCTGTTTCCCCGAACTCGATCCACAGCATGCGCTGACTCGGCGGCACGTCCGGTCCCCCGATCGGCAGGGGAGTCCGCCGGAGCGGCTGCGGGGCTTTGGCCGGGTCGAAGCGGACGACCAGATCGCCTTTTGCGCCGGGTGCGAGCGTCGCCGGTTCGCAGGCGAAGCTCAGGCCGGTGGCCGCGAATCCTTCGTCGCAGACCGGGGTGAGCGGTTTGTCGCCCGCATTCAGGCACTCGATACGCTCGCTCTGCACCTTGTCCGTGCGGCCGAAGCGGACGGTCCGCTGCTTGAGCCGCAGCGCGCCCATCGCATGGGGATAGTCGTCGTCCGTGCGCACCGAGGCCGTGACTGCGCCCCGGAGGCTGAGGATCGCCGTAGGCTCCTTGTCCGAGAGCTGGGTGTAGACGAAAATCCGCCTGTCGAAAACCCCCGGATGTCCCTTGGGGCGGTAGGTCACCGTCACGGCGCCTTCGCCGCCCGGTGCGACGGGCTTTTTGTCCCAGCTCGCCGCGGCGCAGCCGCAGGTGGTCTGCACGCGGGTGACGACCAGCGGCTTGCCGCCCGTATTCCGCCACCGGAAGGTGTAGACCGGGGGGACGTCGTCCTCGCCGATATGCCCGG contains these protein-coding regions:
- a CDS encoding lipocalin family protein: MKRFLRFAALLSALALLGACDDDMYVTPLEVTNNNIAGTWQLAEWNGAPLAEGSFVYIEFIRKDAKYVMYQNLDSFGTRKLTGRFVIDNDAELGAVIRGSYDYGAGDWAHRYIVTDFTETSMVWTAKDDRSDVQVFVRCDGIPDEVTGGKTEE
- a CDS encoding GNAT family N-acetyltransferase codes for the protein MTQELQFIPFESRSDKGWAEAWDLYEESFPRCERWNAQGYDRAFGDPRFEADGIWRGEEFIGILFHWNAGAYRYVEHLAVSPALRGQNMGSKALTAFCRKVGRVILEIDPPVDDISIRRRHFYERLGFVANPYEYIHPSFRKPFTPHQLILMSYPGPLTYDEARGFADFVRETVLGYSEHEAPTLPKLP
- a CDS encoding DUF1573 domain-containing protein, translated to MRNTATITRMLLCCGALWAALAAAPLRAQIRIVPRAKLDSLAHPATAAGGAEAMRFERTLIDAGHIGEDDVPPVYTFRWRNTGGKPLVVTRVQTTCGCAAASWDKKPVAPGGEGAVTVTYRPKGHPGVFDRRIFVYTQLSDKEPTAILSLRGAVTASVRTDDDYPHAMGALRLKQRTVRFGRTDKVQSERIECLNAGDKPLTPVCDEGFAATGLSFACEPATLAPGAKGDLVVRFDPAKAPQPLRRTPLPIGGPDVPPSQRMLWIEFGETE